The segment AAAATTTCAACATTATTATTGAAACAATTAAATTAccttaaatatcataaatatctaaaaaattcatttattatgaatattGAGGAAGTATTGTCTAAAATATCAATGAATTAAGTGGACTCAATGTAAAATAGTTGAATAAACCTTTCAATCTTTTCTATTTACCCCATTTGAATTGGACACACTCCTTAATAAATTCTTTACTATTGCAAGGTTAAAAGtaattttactaatatatttttacttactaaaatttatgcatttttttaaaataataatgattatattttaatcttttctatAAATGAAGActttagttactactattttgtcttatttgaggatatttTCGTTAACAACACCAacagtaagggtattttggtaactaaAACCTCCAATCAATGACACTTTACCGTGTCTTTTGCCTCTACTGTTTTACTTTCCTAAAATCttctttcatcttcattttctctgtttttccttttctccacTATATTCCCTGCGCACCTTGACACCAAAACACAAGTTTCAAGcaaaattcatgttcttaatcTCAATATTTATTAGtccatcatgatttattttttctaagtGCATCTTTGATGGTGGAGCAAGTTTTCGAGAAAGTTTTCATTTGATGTTtgttatatatatgatacatgatgctaactatttcaagccttaatccttttatttcaaatctgttattattattgatctattatacaaattaattaattcaagttttaatctattttctctAGACCTGTAGTTAATATTGTTAAGGTactaactaattcaattatccttTGGATATCTTCTTGATCTGcgatactaattaattttttctatccTTTTGTCCTTTTTACTTGCtctaaagattgatttttgatttacattttctatttacagaagattgattttataaatttgtctGAAGAGTTGTATAGAGCAATAGGTTTGAATCAGACTGACTCATTGTAACCTACTGGGAACTATAGAACGTAATTTGCTTATGGATTGACGAACATTGAATAtcataatactccctccatctcaaattatatGTTGCCATTTGACGggacacgatatttaagaaataagcgTTGACCTTGCTAAAGTTACTAAATTACCCCTCTTAAAAAAGTATTGGACCACTAGGTACTTTTATTAaatttcacaataattaaaaaaatgcaacaGAGAGTAcagtattaaaaaaaatctactaaaaaAATACACCACCTACATAACTGTCTCTCTCTTTTGCAAAGATTTAAGTAGTCCAAATCAGTGTATCgctttaatttaaaatcttaCTCTCATTTTCTCTATCAACAATTAAGAATAATGTGTTATTGCAAAAttcaattttctagaaaataggaCCAATTTGCCGTCATGAAAGGATTTTCCATGTAAAAATTACATTTctgatttgattttagtttcaatttttgggCGCTAAACCTACTCTTCATTTGAATTTTCAGCAAATGGTTATTTTGTGCGCCAAATCTTCTTTTCATTTGAGAGATGTTCTTTTGCATCTCCTGGTTACTGTatcctttcttttgttttggataatttccCAATTCTTCCTTTTATCTCCTCTCTTATTTTTGCCATTACTCTAAAGATGAGGTTCATCGTACCTATAGACTCAACCTTCAGAAATAAACGATTGAAATTAGAAGAACGCCAAGCAATTGAAAAGTTTCTTTTGAAAGAAATTAAGGAAGGAAGTCATAAATACGGATGTATAACACAAGCTGCAATGTTgttcaagaaatcaataagaactaTTCAGCGCATTTGGAAACAATGTCAATCATCAGTTGATAATGGTATGTCATCGTTAGATGTGTCTTTAAGACTTACAGGTAAAGTTGGAAGAAAACGGATTGGAGTCGACATTAATCAAGTCAACGAAATTCCACTTTGTCGTTGAACAAATATTCGATCTCTGGCTTTTGCGATCAACATGGCAAAATCAACCATCTTTCGGAGTGTGAAAGATGGAACTCTTCGGCCACATTCTAATTCCATCAAGCCTCAGTTAATCGAAGGAAACAAAAAGGTATGACTTCAATACTGCCTCTCAATGATTAATCAGAATACAACCCACACAAATCCCATGTTTATGAATATGATTAATTATGTTCATATCGACGAAAAGTGgttttttttgtccaaaaaagtTGAAAGTTACTACCTTCTTCCTGGAGAGCACGAGCCAGATCCGTATCGTTCttacaaaagtaaaaattttattccaaaGGTTATGTTTATGGCTTCTGTAGCACGTCCTCTATTTGATGAAAATGGAATTGGTTGTTTTCTGGAAAAATAGGTATTTTTTCGTTTGTAGTTAAGGAACCAGCTCAGCAGAATAGCAAAAATCGAACAGCAGGAACTATGGATACAAAGCACATTCAGTAAGTAACTAAAGATATCACTAGCGCTTTCTTGATAGAGTAAGTTCTTCTTGCTATTAAAGCAAAATGGCCATCTTCCGATTCAAATAATCCTATCTTTTTACAACAAGATAATGCAAGGCCACATATTGGTAACAATGATTTGGAATTTATTGAAGCTGCCCGACAAGATGGATTTGACATTAGATTGTGGTTTCAACCATCGAACAGTCcagatttaaatattttagatattggtttttttTAGAgcaatccaaagtcttcaatatCAAAAGGCCCATAAAAATGTTGATGAATTAGTGGAAGCAGTGGAAAGATCTTTTGATGAAATGAAAGCGAAACAACTCAATCATGTATTTCTTACTTTTCAATCTTGTATGATTGAGGTGATGAAAGATAGTGGCAGCAATAATTACAAAGTGCCTCATTTGAACAAAAATGGActagaaagagaagaaaacctTCCTCTCCAACTTCattgtgaaattgatatcgtCAATAAAGATTTGGCTCTACTTCAACAATGATATGGGTTATTATTATGGTAAAGCTCTTTATTTTGAAGTTGGAATGGTGTTTTTTTAACTAGTATGTAGAAGTACTGTACTACTTTTGTGTATAACCGTAGTGATCATCATGTAACTTTTACAATGATGTTTTGTCAAATATGTTAGGAGTACTATTTTTGTGTACAGACATGGTGATCATAATGTATTATTTGTACTCATGAATAACTCTACTTACAATGATGTAAGTCCCACCAACTTATATATACTTACCCGACTTTTTCTagctttattgttgttttatgattctatttctttcttactttcttatcACATAATAGAGGGCTGCGTAAGTGGAAGGAAGGAGAAAAGGGAAGTGGGAGTCATACCGTCACAtttgtatgaatttttatttttaaacttggCAGTCTATTTCGAGAACAATTAATTGAATGTTAAAGAGTTTGTGCAGACCAAATATATTTGGACAACATGGGGATGTCAATTGTTCAGGggaactaaatgaaaatagttGAAATCTACATCGCGATTATGAGAAACCTTGGTTTATGCAAAAGGGTGTGATATAGTTTCAATAATAAAGGCGGCACCCTCAGCTATTATGCAAAGAGCAGTAGCTACGCTCCATAAAGACAACATATTGGGCATGGTAACATTTTGTCAGGCTGCTCTAAGCTAATGGTGTCTATTACAATTCTTCTCTCGTGATGAATAAGATTGGTAAACATGATCCCGAGAAGAGTCATGTTTTGGTTTCTCCGAGTGACCTTTGTGTATTGAACGATGACTCCTTTCCATATACTTTTTCTTGTCCCGTTCAAAGTCGTCTCGCTCCCTTTCAATGTCAGATATCCTACCACTATCACGTTCGTGAGACTTTAGTCTTCCTTGATCCTTactcttgataaaatttattgtcCTTTATCTgtgacatttatttttctttcatgtcattgatttgttttttctatttatactttaCTGTTTATGGCCGTTGACTAGTGTACACTGTATTTGAAAGTTTGGATCTGAAGTTTTCTTGGTATTGATATCCTCACTTTAGGATGTTATTCATTGAGGCAATGGTAACTTCCGTGTTATGTTTGTTAAATTTGGTGTTCTATGACTCTCTCTCACTTTTGTCGAGTGACTGAACATTTAATCATAAGCTGAAAGTGTGATGATCtgtgtttatgttgaaatatcacAGAACATTGGCTAGCCTCTATACATCTGGTGAAGAGAGAGCTGAGAAAGGAGAAACATAAGGTTGTGAATGGTGGGAAAGCAAATAGGAGTGTGTCATCTGTGTTGACctactttaaaaaatgaaaaggtcAGGCAGTTAACTTTACTGTTTTATGGTGGCTGTTGAAGACTGGCTTCTTGAAGAGCTCTACGAGAGGTGCATTGCATCAGCTTGATACTTGTTGGAAACTAAGTATTCGGTGTGGGAGTAAATAAGTgtagaaactaaaaacaaaattgtaggaaattgttttgccgtgtattttcatttttgtggtaATTGATGTGAAGTGGAAGTACGTTGAAGCTGAGGTCGACAATATTCAATACTcgaaagattaacagaaaacagTTTGTTGTGGAGTGAACTTCAGATCACGGTGCTTCTAAAAGGATCAAACATTCATCAAGACAAAGTGAAATGGACATTTTCTACTCATGTTTAGAGTTTGTAAAACATATTCTTGTTATACTGCTTGTTCAAAcatacaatattttcttacttgatgTTGTTGCATCCGAATTTGGAAAGCAAATAACATGGATGACTTGTTAATGTAGGATATCATATCAGGTGCTATGTCGGAAATGCACTCCTATCAATGTACTATGAGTGTGAAGTATTGATGAGGCATATGACGCATTAGGGAAAATAGCGGAGAAGGATGTTGTCTCTTGGGTAGCTCACTGTCTCAATGAATTTTCAGTTCTAAACAAAAGATATTTGATCTTTGTAGTTGTGTTTGTTACTTTTTCCAATTGTAAGATGATATATGTGGAAAATGGGATCCCTCtaaattcttgttttctttaactttagcttTAAAGATCCAATTTTTACTCGAGAAATCACAGTAATGTGAACAATGAGTTGTCGAAGAAAACTGGTTTACTTATGTAGAACcaaccaaaaagaataaattgctCTCTGTGgcttaaaataattttgatactataaaaataaaaggctgaaagtttaaattttgattgaagtgacaagacttttactttaaaaaaacaaatactaaaaaagaagtattaatatatttaaaatcaagtgggtcaAATAAGGGTAAAGaggtaattgtgcctttaaaaaaattccaaataagAAAAGGCGACATTTATTTTTGGACGGACAATAAAggaaatgacgacacataatttCGGATGGAGgaaatagtatttttatttggttcgaaggatatcatgtGCCTCAGTAGAGAAGTAAAGTTCTGCTCTCCTCTCTTTCTCTTACGTATCTAGTTCTATAACTTAACCCTTACTTTTACGATGTAAGGGCAGAAtgcatgtcaaaagttatttaatttcgctattatgAGTATTTTGGGGGGTGTTGGAAACTTAATTAAAAAGTATCAATACTATGTAATATTGATTGGTAATATTTATgtctattaacattctaaaattaaattataaaatattatttttttaaagtgggCTGGCCCGTAAGACCCGCAACCCACAGAGTAATAGTGTGGGCTTGATATTTTTTGGCTCATCATTTGGATAGGCTAGCCCAACCTGACACGTCAAACTCAAAGCCAGTGTAGGCTAGCTCGGATGGGCTGAGCCAACCCGTATTGacatttctacaaaaaaaaaactctacatTAATGATACTCAAAGGAGACTTTGGAATCTTGAAGAATGCACGGAGGCGAATTCAGAATTTCAAAACGCGGATGTATGAATTTGAAATTCATCAACATAACCTACATTATGCATATAATACTATCCAAGGAgcaaaaaaatgggaaaaaacaagaacaaattcCATGAAAATGTGCACCAAGATCATAAATAACTTACACACCAGGACTATCTATGCTCTAGGgtacccccacccctacccccacaCAAAACTTTCATCATCACCCTGTAAGACAAGGCCAACTTATCGAAAGATGGACATTGCTTTAGTTCATACAACCTTTATATAGGTGCTTGTTAGATCTTACTAAGCTTTTCTGCTACAATGATAGGATTTGCTTTTGCTATTGAATTCTGACCAGCATTCCTATAATCAAACGGGCAGTTGTGTTTGTCTGAATAATGATGAATTGCGTAGAAAATATCACCACATTTGCAACTGAAACCCGTTAATCCCACATGCTTACAACAAGCTGTGCACTTTTTCAAACCCTCTTTTGACTTCCCTTGTGAAATCTGAGAGGCTAAATCTTCAGATGCAACCGCGGCATCTGCTAGAGCAAGTTCTGATTCATCGCTGCTTGAGCTTCTACGTACGATGTTTTTGCTGGATGTTGCTGCAAGCTTTTCATGTTCCTGCTTCAGTAGTATCATATCCTTTTGACACTTGGAACACATATTCATCGTAGCTGCACTACCAAAAAAATCACAGTCGTTAATGCAGAGGGCGGGGTCTTCTGGAGCTTGACAACCTGTCTCTTTAGATGACTCCATTTCTGCAGTTAACAAGTCAAGTTCAACACCACAAGTGTCACACCTCAAAtactattggggcggactggcacccataaccgaggagaccgggagaaccagctcatcaCTTTAAACTTACCATGCATaactctatgacaacccgaaattcggacagcatcatatcgcatataaaaggaaataatcacctgtataagctcgagcacacatatatatatttatatacaatacttcgccattggagccatcacgtctattaacaaaacaccaccttgactgtacattaggtctacaaagcctctagacaatacacagagtttaactaaggtcaggACACACCCCGTCATATAACTNNNNNNNNNNNNNNNNNNNNNNNNNNNNNNNNNNNNNNNNNNNNNNNNNNNNNNNNNNNNNNNNNNNNNNNNNNNNNNNNNNNNNNNNNNNNNNNNNNNNacctgtataagctcgagcacacatatatatatttatatacaatacttcgccattggagccatcacgtctattaacaaaacaccaccttgactgtacattaggtctacaaagcctctagacaatacacagagtttaactaaggtcaggacacaccccgccatataactaacttctatacaataccaaaagtgactagatatgacacggaaagcctcGAAGCatactggagctcaccaaaagcagatggatatcctgact is part of the Capsicum annuum cultivar UCD-10X-F1 unplaced genomic scaffold, UCD10Xv1.1 ctg62553, whole genome shotgun sequence genome and harbors:
- the LOC124893598 gene encoding zinc finger A20 and AN1 domain-containing stress-associated protein 8-like, encoding MESSKETGCQAPEDPALCINDCDFFGSAATMNMCSKCQKDMILLKQEHEKLAATSSKNIVRRSSSSDESELALADAAVASEDLASQISQGKSKEGLKKCTACCKHVGLTGFSCKCGDIFYAIHHYSDKHNCPFDYRNAGQNSIAKANPIIVAEKLSKI